Proteins found in one Pseudomonas mosselii genomic segment:
- a CDS encoding Lrp/AsnC family transcriptional regulator translates to MDSFDQHILTLLQRDASLSLKDLAESVNLSTTPCWKRVKRLEEEGYIRGRVALLDPERLGLGLTVFVQLKTQRHDSAWLAQFAATVTAFEEVMEVYRMSGDWDYMLRVVVGDIAAYDRFYKKLITSTDGLSNITSSFAMEQMKYTTAYPVGR, encoded by the coding sequence ATGGACAGTTTCGACCAGCATATCCTCACCCTGCTCCAGCGCGACGCGTCGCTGTCACTCAAGGACCTGGCCGAGTCGGTCAACCTGTCCACCACGCCGTGCTGGAAGCGGGTCAAGCGATTGGAAGAGGAAGGCTACATCCGCGGCCGCGTCGCCCTGCTCGACCCCGAGCGCCTGGGCCTGGGCCTGACGGTGTTCGTCCAGCTCAAGACGCAGCGCCACGACAGCGCCTGGCTGGCGCAGTTCGCCGCCACGGTGACGGCGTTCGAGGAGGTGATGGAGGTCTACCGCATGTCTGGCGACTGGGACTACATGCTGCGGGTGGTGGTGGGCGACATTGCCGCCTACGACCGCTTCTACAAGAAGTTGATCACCAGCACCGACGGGCTGTCGAACATCACCTCGAGCTTTGCCATGGAGCAGATGAAGTACACCACGGCGTATCCGGTGGGGCGCTAG
- a CDS encoding bestrophin family protein has translation MIVHSRPDMLRVLFTLKGSIVQRIALRCLAVTLLAALIVLIERHYPALFYPVSATPFTLLGLSLSIFMSFRNNACYDRWWEGRKAWGRMIIEVRSFVRESVAIEDQQLRAQMLRGLCGFAHALNARLRNEDELPLARTWLAEGAPITAHNVCDGILRDIGAQCSRLAKDGAISEFRYTLLEQRLAGLSDVQATCERIKGTPLPFPYTLLLHRTIYIFCLLLPFALAEPLGWLAPLFTTIVSYTFFGLDAIGNELEDPFGRDENDLPTDALVRTIERDVLSALGHEPLPPALVPVDHVLS, from the coding sequence TTGATCGTCCACTCACGCCCCGACATGCTGCGCGTGCTGTTCACCCTCAAGGGCTCGATCGTCCAGCGCATCGCCTTGCGCTGCCTGGCGGTGACCTTGCTGGCGGCACTGATCGTGCTGATCGAGCGGCACTACCCGGCGCTGTTCTACCCGGTCAGCGCCACGCCCTTCACCCTGCTGGGGCTGTCGCTGTCGATCTTCATGAGTTTTCGCAACAACGCCTGCTACGACCGCTGGTGGGAGGGCCGCAAGGCCTGGGGACGGATGATCATCGAGGTGCGCTCGTTCGTGCGTGAAAGCGTGGCGATCGAGGATCAGCAGCTGCGCGCGCAGATGCTGCGTGGCCTGTGCGGCTTCGCCCATGCCCTCAATGCCCGGCTGCGCAATGAAGACGAGCTGCCCCTGGCGCGCACCTGGCTGGCCGAGGGCGCGCCGATCACCGCGCACAACGTGTGCGACGGCATCCTGCGCGATATCGGTGCCCAGTGCTCACGCTTGGCGAAGGACGGCGCGATCAGCGAGTTCCGCTACACGCTCCTGGAGCAGCGCCTGGCCGGCCTGTCAGACGTGCAGGCCACCTGCGAACGGATCAAGGGCACGCCGCTGCCGTTCCCCTACACCCTGCTGCTGCACCGCACCATCTACATCTTCTGCCTGCTGCTGCCGTTTGCCCTGGCAGAACCGCTGGGCTGGCTGGCACCGCTGTTCACCACCATCGTCAGCTACACCTTCTTCGGCCTGGATGCGATCGGCAACGAGCTGGAGGACCCGTTCGGCCGGGACGAGAACGATCTGCCGACCGATGCGCTGGTGCGCACCATAGAACGCGATGTGCTGTCGGCGCTGGGGCATGAGCCGCTGCCACCGGCGTTGGTGCCGGTGGATCATGTGCTGAGCTGA
- a CDS encoding FdhF/YdeP family oxidoreductase codes for MSQDEHIRDYKGPAAGWGALKSVTKSWLGSENAFKNLRAMLKTNQNGGFDCPGCAWGESPESDMVKFCENGAKAVNWEATGRSVDPAFFARYSVSALLEQTDYWLEYQGRITHPMRYDAATDHYVETSWDEAFALIARHLNGLESPDQAEFYTSGRASNEAAFLYQLFVRAYGTNNFPDCSNMCHEASGVGMAETLGVGKGTVVFHDLELADAIFVIGQNPGTNHPRMLEPLREAVKRGAQVVCFNPLKERGLERFQHPQHPFEMLSNGSEPTNTAYFRPALGGDMAAMRGIAKFLLQWEREAQLNDEPPVFDHAFIAEHTSGVEAYLAVVDATPWEHIVEQSGLSKAEIELAARMYRKAERVIMCWAMGVTQHRHSVPTVQEIVNLQLLRGNVGKPGAGLSPVRGHSNVQGDRTMGIDEKPKAALLDAIEKRFQFKVPREHGHNAVLAIQAMEEGRAKVFVALGGNFAQATPDTPRTHAALRNCELTVQISTKLNRSHLVTGRDALILPCLGRTEIDIQAEGPQGVTVEDTFSMVHISHGQLKPRSPLLRSEPAIVAGMAKATLGNKPIDWDYAIADYGRIRGMIADVIPGFSEFNARLQHPGGFHLGNNAAERNFRTATGKARFTPSPLPEQLVNAQVLARGDKPDLILQTLRSHDQYNTTLYGLDDRYRGVFGLREVVFVNEADIRRLGFEPGEEVDLVSLWEDGRERRVSGFRLVAYDVPQGQAAAYYPETNPLVPLESYGEGTYTPTSKFVAIKLEKAKPGNRIEATITPD; via the coding sequence ATGAGCCAGGACGAACACATCAGGGACTACAAGGGGCCGGCCGCCGGCTGGGGCGCGCTCAAGAGCGTGACCAAGAGCTGGCTGGGCAGCGAGAACGCCTTCAAGAACCTGCGGGCCATGCTCAAGACCAACCAGAACGGCGGTTTCGACTGCCCGGGTTGTGCCTGGGGCGAGTCGCCGGAAAGCGACATGGTCAAGTTCTGCGAGAACGGCGCCAAGGCGGTCAACTGGGAGGCCACCGGCCGCTCGGTGGATCCGGCGTTCTTCGCCCGCTACAGCGTCAGCGCCCTGCTCGAGCAGACCGACTACTGGCTCGAATACCAAGGCCGCATCACTCACCCGATGCGCTATGACGCGGCCACCGACCATTACGTCGAAACCAGCTGGGACGAGGCGTTCGCCCTGATCGCCCGGCACCTCAACGGCCTCGAATCGCCGGACCAGGCCGAGTTCTACACCTCGGGCCGGGCCAGCAACGAGGCGGCGTTCCTCTACCAGCTGTTCGTGCGCGCCTATGGCACCAACAACTTCCCCGACTGCTCGAACATGTGCCACGAGGCCAGTGGCGTGGGCATGGCCGAAACCCTCGGCGTGGGCAAGGGCACCGTGGTGTTCCATGACCTGGAGCTGGCCGATGCGATCTTTGTCATCGGCCAGAACCCCGGCACCAACCACCCGCGCATGCTCGAACCGCTGCGCGAGGCGGTCAAGCGCGGCGCCCAGGTGGTTTGCTTCAATCCGCTCAAGGAGCGGGGCCTGGAGCGATTCCAGCATCCGCAGCACCCGTTCGAGATGCTCAGCAACGGCTCCGAACCGACCAACACTGCCTATTTCCGCCCGGCGCTGGGCGGCGACATGGCGGCCATGCGCGGGATCGCCAAGTTCCTCCTGCAGTGGGAGCGCGAGGCGCAGCTCAATGATGAGCCGCCGGTGTTCGACCATGCCTTCATCGCCGAGCACACCAGTGGCGTCGAGGCCTACCTGGCCGTGGTGGACGCCACGCCCTGGGAGCATATCGTCGAGCAGTCGGGCTTGAGCAAGGCCGAGATCGAGCTGGCCGCGCGCATGTACCGCAAGGCCGAGCGGGTGATCATGTGCTGGGCCATGGGCGTGACCCAGCACCGCCACTCGGTGCCGACCGTGCAGGAGATCGTCAACCTGCAGTTGCTGCGCGGCAACGTCGGCAAGCCCGGCGCCGGCCTGTCGCCGGTGCGCGGACACAGCAACGTGCAGGGCGACCGCACCATGGGCATCGACGAGAAGCCCAAGGCGGCGCTGCTCGACGCCATCGAGAAACGCTTCCAGTTCAAGGTGCCCCGCGAGCACGGCCATAACGCCGTGCTGGCGATCCAGGCCATGGAAGAGGGGCGGGCCAAGGTGTTCGTCGCCCTGGGCGGCAACTTCGCCCAGGCGACTCCGGACACCCCGCGTACCCACGCGGCGCTGCGCAACTGCGAACTGACCGTGCAGATTTCCACCAAGCTCAACCGCTCGCACCTGGTCACCGGGCGCGATGCGTTGATCCTGCCGTGCCTGGGCCGCACCGAGATCGACATCCAGGCCGAAGGGCCGCAGGGCGTCACCGTGGAAGACACCTTCAGCATGGTGCACATCTCCCATGGCCAGCTGAAGCCGCGCTCGCCGCTGCTGCGCTCGGAACCGGCCATCGTCGCCGGGATGGCCAAGGCCACCCTGGGCAACAAACCGATCGACTGGGACTACGCGATTGCCGACTACGGCCGCATCCGCGGCATGATCGCCGATGTCATCCCGGGCTTCAGCGAATTCAACGCGCGCCTGCAGCATCCCGGTGGCTTCCACCTGGGCAACAACGCCGCCGAGCGCAACTTCCGCACGGCCACCGGCAAGGCGCGCTTCACCCCCAGCCCGCTGCCGGAGCAGCTGGTCAACGCCCAGGTGCTGGCCCGTGGTGACAAGCCCGACCTGATCCTGCAGACCCTGCGTTCCCACGACCAATACAACACCACGCTGTACGGGCTGGATGACCGCTACCGTGGCGTGTTCGGCCTGCGCGAGGTGGTGTTCGTCAATGAGGCGGATATCCGTCGACTGGGCTTCGAACCGGGCGAGGAGGTGGACCTGGTGTCGCTCTGGGAGGATGGTCGCGAGCGGCGGGTCTCGGGGTTCCGCCTGGTGGCCTATGACGTGCCGCAAGGCCAGGCGGCGGCCTACTATCCAGAGACCAACCCGCTGGTGCCGCTGGAGAGCTATGGCGAGGGGACCTACACGCCGACCTCGAAGTTCGTGGCGATCAAGCTGGAGAAGGCCAAGCCTGGTAACCGGATCGAGGCGACGATCACCCCCGACTGA
- the moaA gene encoding GTP 3',8-cyclase MoaA: MEKNPQALIDGFNRKVDYLRMSVTDRCDFRCVYCMAEDMQFLPRQQILSLEELYLVAERFVALGTRKIRLTGGEPLVRQGIVGLCARIAALPGLRELCLTSNGSQLGRLAQPLFDAGVSRLNISLDSLDPERFRALTRTGDLTQVIAGIDAARAAGFRRTKLNAVVLKGRNDHEIVDLVRFAIDRELDISFIEEMPLGVISEHERGESFCSSDDVRARLAEHFTLVESAESSQGPARYWRLAEAPDTRVGFISPHSHNFCATCNRVRLTVEGRLLLCLGNEHSVDLKQVLRQHPGDSARLEKTLRDAMQLKPYRHHFEVGGEVQILRFMNMTGG, translated from the coding sequence GTGGAAAAGAACCCCCAGGCCCTGATCGACGGTTTCAACCGCAAAGTCGATTACCTGCGGATGTCGGTCACCGACCGCTGCGATTTTCGCTGCGTCTATTGCATGGCCGAAGACATGCAGTTCCTGCCGCGCCAGCAGATTCTCAGCCTCGAGGAGCTGTACCTGGTCGCCGAGCGCTTTGTCGCCCTGGGCACCCGCAAGATCCGCCTGACCGGTGGCGAGCCCCTGGTGCGCCAGGGCATCGTCGGGCTGTGCGCGCGCATCGCCGCCCTGCCCGGCCTGCGCGAACTGTGCCTGACCAGCAATGGCTCGCAGCTCGGCCGCCTGGCCCAGCCGCTGTTCGATGCCGGCGTCTCGCGCCTGAACATCAGCCTCGACAGCCTTGACCCCGAGCGCTTCCGCGCCCTGACCCGTACCGGCGACCTCACGCAGGTGATCGCGGGCATCGACGCCGCGCGCGCCGCGGGCTTTCGCCGCACCAAGCTCAACGCGGTGGTGCTCAAGGGCCGCAACGACCACGAAATCGTCGACCTGGTGCGCTTCGCCATCGACCGCGAGCTGGACATCTCGTTCATCGAAGAAATGCCCCTGGGCGTCATCAGCGAGCACGAGCGCGGCGAGTCCTTCTGCTCCAGCGACGACGTGCGCGCCCGCCTGGCCGAGCACTTCACCCTGGTCGAGTCGGCCGAGTCCTCCCAGGGCCCGGCGCGCTACTGGCGCCTGGCCGAAGCGCCCGACACCCGGGTCGGCTTCATCTCGCCGCACAGCCACAACTTCTGCGCCACCTGCAACCGCGTGCGCCTGACCGTCGAAGGCCGCCTGCTGCTGTGCCTGGGTAACGAGCACTCGGTGGACCTCAAGCAGGTCCTGCGCCAGCACCCCGGCGACAGCGCCCGCCTGGAAAAGACCCTGCGCGACGCCATGCAGCTCAAGCCCTACCGCCACCACTTCGAAGTGGGCGGCGAGGTGCAGATCCTGCGCTTCATGAACATGACCGGCGGCTGA
- a CDS encoding LysR family transcriptional regulator has translation MDIKQLKFLIALDQTRHFGQAAALCHITQPTLSMRLRNLEDELDLVLVKRGQRFEGFTEAGERILAWARTLLAAHDGLQAEAASCRGQVVGSLRLGTVPLASFNPMQLLMPLREKYPELHFQLSSLSSEQVIDGLSRNQLDLGICYLDQVNTSFFEVIELSTTTMGLLHDTRHFQFEADSLRWEDLGELPLGLLSKGMHYRQSLDLSLRSRGLAPNAVLESDSTFQLIQAISTGVCCAIMPLDCGLEDLSQHMRIIPVQEASIHSPVGLLLRRSEPRSAIAEQCFDEARALFQPS, from the coding sequence ATGGACATCAAACAACTCAAGTTTCTCATCGCCCTCGACCAGACCCGCCACTTCGGCCAGGCCGCGGCGCTGTGCCACATCACCCAGCCGACCCTGTCCATGCGCCTGCGCAACCTCGAGGACGAACTGGACCTGGTGCTGGTCAAGCGCGGCCAGCGCTTCGAAGGGTTCACCGAAGCCGGCGAACGCATCCTGGCCTGGGCCCGCACCCTGCTCGCCGCCCATGACGGCCTGCAGGCCGAGGCCGCCAGCTGCCGCGGCCAGGTGGTCGGCAGCCTGCGCCTGGGCACCGTGCCGCTGGCCAGCTTCAACCCCATGCAACTGCTGATGCCACTGCGTGAGAAGTACCCCGAGCTGCACTTCCAGCTGTCGTCATTGAGCTCCGAGCAGGTGATCGATGGCCTGAGCCGCAACCAGCTCGACCTGGGCATCTGCTACCTCGACCAGGTCAACACCAGCTTCTTCGAAGTGATCGAGCTGAGCACCACCACCATGGGCCTGCTGCATGACACCCGGCACTTCCAGTTCGAGGCCGACAGCCTGCGCTGGGAAGACCTCGGCGAGCTGCCGCTGGGCCTGCTTAGCAAGGGCATGCACTACCGCCAGTCCCTCGACCTGAGCTTGCGCAGCCGGGGCCTTGCGCCCAATGCCGTGCTCGAGAGCGACTCGACCTTCCAGCTGATCCAGGCGATCAGCACCGGCGTGTGCTGCGCGATCATGCCACTGGACTGCGGCCTGGAAGACCTCAGCCAGCACATGCGTATCATCCCGGTGCAGGAAGCCAGCATCCACAGCCCGGTCGGCCTGCTGCTGCGCCGCAGCGAGCCGCGCTCGGCCATCGCCGAGCAGTGTTTCGACGAGGCCCGCGCCCTGTTTCAACCCTCCTGA
- a CDS encoding phosphoethanolamine transferase, which translates to MLKLKSLRTEWVTLLASLYLLIGFNTLLWQHLESIVPPGMVGLWLSLAFAVLMLFAFNLILTLLAFRYVLKPVLIVLFISGASVAYFMNQYGVLIDAGMFRNVAETNVAEVRDLLSLKFAVYILLLGVLPSLLVWKARIDYRPWHRELLGKLVVSGACVAALGSVALVNYQGLASLFRNHHELRLMLTPSNIVGASIGYVSEQVGSATRPFQPYGEDARRDSAWQQHARKSLTVLVVGESARADNFGLLGYARDTTPRLAKEQGLLSFTDVHSCGTETAVSVPCMFSGMPRKDYDARVAKNREGLLDILQRAGLAVQWRDNQSGCKGTCDRVQFIDVSNLKDPALCASGECHDEILLQGLAELLDNLDQDTVLVLHQMGSHGPEYFKRYPAGNEAFTPVCRSNALNQCSQQAIVNGYDNTVAYTDKVLATLIDTLRSRQDKVDTAMIYLSDHGESLGEYNLFLHGTPYMIAPDQQKHVPLLAWFSDSYRQDFGLDTECLGKLRDAPLSQDNLFHSMLGLLQVRTEVYQRSLDMFASCRPWLAAKR; encoded by the coding sequence ATGCTGAAACTCAAATCCCTGCGGACCGAATGGGTCACGCTGCTGGCCAGCCTGTACCTGTTGATCGGCTTCAACACCTTGCTTTGGCAACACCTGGAGTCCATCGTGCCGCCGGGCATGGTGGGGTTGTGGCTGAGCCTGGCATTCGCCGTGCTGATGCTGTTCGCCTTCAATCTCATACTCACCTTGCTGGCGTTTCGTTATGTACTGAAGCCGGTATTGATCGTGTTGTTCATCAGTGGCGCAAGTGTCGCTTACTTCATGAATCAATATGGTGTGCTTATTGATGCCGGCATGTTCCGCAATGTCGCTGAAACCAATGTCGCGGAAGTGCGCGACCTGCTCTCGCTGAAGTTTGCCGTTTATATCCTGCTGCTGGGTGTGCTGCCGTCGCTGCTGGTATGGAAGGCCAGGATCGACTATCGCCCCTGGCACCGCGAGCTGCTGGGCAAGCTGGTGGTCAGCGGTGCCTGCGTCGCAGCCTTGGGTTCGGTAGCGCTGGTCAACTATCAGGGGTTGGCGTCGCTGTTTCGCAATCACCATGAACTGCGCCTGATGCTCACGCCGAGCAATATCGTCGGGGCTTCCATCGGCTATGTCAGCGAGCAAGTGGGCAGCGCCACCCGGCCGTTCCAGCCATATGGCGAAGATGCCCGTCGCGACAGCGCCTGGCAGCAGCACGCACGCAAGTCACTGACCGTGCTGGTGGTCGGTGAAAGTGCCCGGGCGGATAACTTCGGCCTGCTCGGCTATGCCCGCGACACCACGCCACGGCTGGCCAAGGAGCAGGGCCTGCTGAGCTTCACCGATGTCCATTCCTGCGGCACCGAGACCGCCGTGTCGGTGCCCTGCATGTTCTCCGGCATGCCGCGCAAGGACTACGACGCACGCGTGGCCAAGAACCGTGAAGGGTTGCTCGACATCCTCCAGCGCGCAGGGTTGGCGGTGCAGTGGCGTGATAACCAGTCCGGCTGCAAGGGCACCTGCGACCGGGTGCAATTTATCGATGTGAGCAACCTCAAGGACCCGGCGCTGTGCGCCAGTGGCGAGTGCCATGACGAGATCCTGCTGCAGGGCTTGGCCGAGCTGCTGGACAACCTCGACCAGGACACCGTGCTGGTGCTGCACCAGATGGGCAGCCATGGCCCCGAGTACTTCAAGCGCTACCCCGCGGGCAACGAAGCCTTCACCCCGGTGTGCCGCAGCAACGCCCTGAACCAGTGCAGCCAGCAGGCGATCGTCAACGGCTACGACAACACCGTGGCCTACACCGACAAGGTGCTGGCCACCCTGATCGACACCTTGCGCAGTCGACAGGACAAGGTCGACACCGCGATGATCTATCTTTCAGACCATGGCGAATCGCTGGGCGAGTACAACCTGTTCCTGCACGGCACGCCCTACATGATCGCGCCGGACCAGCAAAAGCACGTGCCGCTGCTGGCCTGGTTCTCCGACAGCTACCGCCAGGATTTCGGCCTGGACACCGAATGCCTGGGCAAGCTGCGTGATGCGCCGCTGTCCCAGGACAACCTGTTCCACTCGATGCTCGGGCTGTTGCAGGTGCGCACCGAGGTCTACCAGCGATCGCTGGACATGTTCGCCAGCTGCCGGCCGTGGCTGGCGGCCAAACGCTGA
- a CDS encoding DUF465 domain-containing protein codes for MPVPHDLLADLHVTADQFQALIDKNQDLHKLHKEYNAKDKEVVAAEGNATNDDTVNLLRRERLLLKDKIERIVHPPKS; via the coding sequence ATGCCAGTTCCGCATGATTTGCTCGCAGACCTGCACGTGACCGCCGACCAGTTCCAGGCCCTCATCGACAAGAACCAGGACCTGCACAAGCTGCACAAGGAATACAACGCCAAGGACAAGGAAGTGGTGGCCGCCGAAGGCAACGCCACCAACGACGACACCGTCAACCTGCTGCGCAGGGAACGCCTGCTGCTCAAGGACAAGATCGAACGGATCGTCCATCCGCCCAAATCCTGA
- a CDS encoding AraC family transcriptional regulator has product MPEQPLTALYQHLDQHRPESLEALLAGVVWLLPMLDVLANAAIFIKDDQARYVLANRTLVQRCGLKHLAPLLGKTSAEVFPARLGPGYTEQDRRVLEQGLVLEDQLELHLYGSREPGWCLTHKRPLYEPAGRIIGLVGISVDLQSAADTHPAYQRLAAVDAHIRAHFHQPISMGELTRIAGISVAQLERYCKRVFHLTPRQMIHKARLEHAHQLLHSDLPIIEVALRCGYTDHSAFSRQFRQLTGFTPRQYRQATAQEG; this is encoded by the coding sequence ATGCCCGAGCAACCATTGACTGCGCTGTACCAGCACCTTGACCAGCATCGCCCTGAATCCCTCGAAGCCTTGCTGGCCGGCGTGGTCTGGCTGCTGCCGATGCTCGACGTCCTTGCCAACGCGGCGATCTTCATCAAGGACGACCAGGCTCGCTATGTCCTGGCCAACCGCACACTGGTCCAGCGCTGTGGCCTGAAGCACCTGGCACCCTTGCTGGGCAAGACCAGCGCCGAGGTGTTCCCGGCGCGCCTGGGCCCCGGCTATACCGAGCAGGACCGCCGGGTGCTGGAGCAGGGCCTGGTGCTGGAAGACCAGCTGGAGCTGCACCTGTACGGCAGCCGCGAACCGGGCTGGTGCCTGACCCACAAGCGTCCGTTGTACGAGCCGGCGGGGAGAATCATCGGCCTGGTGGGCATTTCGGTCGACCTGCAGTCAGCCGCCGACACCCACCCCGCCTACCAGCGTCTGGCGGCGGTGGATGCGCATATCCGCGCGCATTTCCACCAGCCGATCAGCATGGGCGAGCTGACCCGCATCGCCGGGATTTCGGTGGCGCAGCTGGAGCGTTACTGCAAACGGGTGTTCCACCTCACGCCCCGGCAGATGATTCACAAGGCCCGCCTGGAGCATGCACATCAACTGCTGCACAGCGACCTGCCGATCATCGAGGTGGCCCTGCGCTGTGGCTACACCGACCACAGCGCCTTCAGCCGGCAGTTCAGGCAGCTGACCGGTTTCACCCCGCGACAGTACCGCCAGGCGACGGCTCAGGAGGGTTGA
- a CDS encoding 5-carboxymethyl-2-hydroxymuconate Delta-isomerase has protein sequence MPHLNLEYSDNLRELNVDVLLLRLNHALVGSGQFAEELDIKSRAQAFAQYRIGTAPSERAFAHVRLAILSGRTPQVKQQLSNSLLEVLREAIPGQPGLDIQLCVEVLDIDREPYAKLRLPG, from the coding sequence ATGCCTCACCTGAACCTGGAATACAGCGACAACCTGCGCGAACTCAACGTCGACGTGCTGCTGCTGCGACTGAATCACGCCCTGGTCGGCAGCGGCCAGTTCGCCGAAGAGCTGGACATCAAGAGCCGTGCCCAGGCCTTCGCCCAGTATCGGATCGGTACCGCGCCGAGCGAGCGGGCCTTCGCCCATGTGCGCCTGGCGATCCTCAGCGGACGCACGCCGCAAGTGAAACAGCAGTTGTCCAACAGCCTGCTCGAGGTACTGCGCGAAGCGATCCCCGGCCAGCCCGGTCTGGACATCCAGCTGTGCGTGGAGGTCCTGGACATCGATCGCGAGCCGTACGCCAAGCTTCGCCTGCCTGGCTGA
- a CDS encoding trans-sulfuration enzyme family protein produces the protein MDPTMSDKPRNFATRTIHAGEQSSVADNAIFPAIVTSSSFIKRGLDDNPEYAYSRVSNPTRHAYETCVAALEEGVGAVACASGVSATATVLELLSKDAHVVVMNGVYGGTFRLLEDYRGRTSGLTTTYVDLNDVEAVAAAIRPDTQLIWIESPTNPLLHLVDIKAVCDLARARGVMTCIDNTFCSPWNQQPITQGVDLVMHSASKYIGGHSDLTGGVVVAANHELLGRLRKISMAVGAIQGPFDCYLALRGLKTLDVRMERQSANALRVAQFLEQHPQVEQVYYPGLESHPQHELSKRQMRTGGAVVALRIKGDRAAVNRLVEALSIFVLADSLGGVESMINHSWSMSHNSLSPEQKGVMGISENLVRLSIGIEDYRDLIEDLDAALKASA, from the coding sequence ATGGACCCGACCATGTCCGACAAACCGCGCAATTTTGCCACCCGCACCATCCACGCCGGCGAGCAGTCCAGCGTCGCCGACAACGCCATCTTCCCGGCCATCGTCACTTCCAGCTCGTTCATCAAGCGCGGCCTGGACGACAACCCCGAATACGCCTACAGCCGGGTCAGCAACCCGACCCGGCATGCCTACGAGACCTGCGTGGCCGCACTGGAGGAGGGCGTCGGCGCGGTCGCCTGCGCCTCGGGCGTCAGCGCCACCGCCACGGTGCTCGAACTGCTGTCCAAGGACGCCCATGTGGTGGTGATGAACGGTGTCTATGGCGGCACCTTCCGCCTGCTGGAAGACTACCGTGGACGCACCTCGGGCCTGACCACCACCTATGTCGACCTCAACGACGTCGAGGCCGTGGCCGCGGCGATCCGCCCGGACACGCAACTGATCTGGATCGAGTCGCCGACCAACCCGCTGCTGCACCTGGTGGACATCAAGGCGGTCTGCGACCTGGCCCGCGCCCGTGGGGTGATGACCTGCATCGACAACACCTTCTGCTCGCCCTGGAACCAGCAGCCGATCACCCAGGGCGTGGACCTGGTGATGCATTCGGCGAGCAAGTACATCGGCGGCCACTCCGACCTGACCGGCGGCGTGGTGGTGGCGGCCAATCACGAGCTGCTGGGCCGTTTGCGCAAGATCAGCATGGCGGTCGGCGCGATCCAGGGGCCGTTCGACTGCTACCTGGCGCTGCGCGGGCTGAAGACCCTCGATGTACGCATGGAGCGCCAGAGCGCCAATGCCCTGCGCGTGGCGCAGTTCCTCGAACAGCATCCGCAGGTCGAGCAGGTCTACTACCCGGGGCTGGAAAGCCATCCGCAGCATGAACTGAGCAAGCGTCAGATGCGCACCGGCGGTGCGGTGGTGGCGTTGCGCATCAAGGGAGATCGGGCCGCGGTCAACCGCCTGGTCGAGGCGCTGTCGATCTTTGTCCTGGCCGATTCGCTGGGCGGGGTGGAGAGCATGATCAACCACTCCTGGAGCATGTCGCACAACTCCCTGAGCCCGGAGCAGAAGGGCGTGATGGGGATCAGCGAGAACCTGGTGCGGTTGTCGATCGGGATCGAGGACTACCGGGATCTGATCGAGGACCTGGATGCGGCGTTGAAGGCGTCCGCGTAA
- the moaB gene encoding molybdenum cofactor biosynthesis protein B, with product MSVKPDAVFVPLNIAVLTVSDTRTYDTDTSGELLASRAVGVGHRLVARELLKDDLYKIRAQVATWIADDQVQVVLITGGTGFTGRDSTPEAVDCLLDKRIDGFGELFRALSILDIGTSTVQSRALAGLANGTLVCCLPGSTGACRTAWEGILAEQLDARHRPCNFVAHLKPNGACESRG from the coding sequence ATGAGCGTGAAACCGGACGCGGTGTTCGTACCGCTGAACATCGCGGTGCTGACCGTCAGCGACACCCGCACCTACGACACCGACACCTCCGGCGAGCTGCTGGCCAGCCGCGCCGTCGGCGTGGGCCACCGCCTGGTGGCGCGGGAGCTGCTCAAGGACGACCTGTACAAGATCCGCGCCCAGGTCGCCACCTGGATCGCCGACGACCAGGTGCAGGTGGTGCTGATCACTGGTGGCACCGGCTTCACCGGGCGCGACAGCACGCCGGAGGCGGTGGACTGCCTGCTGGACAAGCGCATCGACGGGTTTGGCGAGCTGTTCCGCGCCCTGTCGATCCTTGATATCGGCACCTCGACCGTGCAGAGCCGGGCCCTGGCCGGCCTGGCCAACGGCACCCTGGTGTGTTGCCTGCCGGGTTCGACCGGCGCCTGCCGCACGGCCTGGGAAGGCATCCTGGCCGAGCAACTGGATGCGCGGCACCGGCCGTGCAATTTCGTCGCGCACCTCAAACCAAACGGGGCCTGCGAAAGCCGAGGCTAG